One Halobaculum marinum genomic window carries:
- a CDS encoding MFS transporter, with translation MRSQLDARILSLAIARMVSALANSFLVVVLPLYIGSQAVTMPSVTGSTVSVFGLGIDVTVELLIAIVLSLFGFLNSLSQPITGSVSDRTGKRKVFLLVGLALVATGSAGYLVFTDYYLVLAMRGLQGIGAAFSIPITVALVNELSEQGERGGNFGLFNTFRLVGFGIGPVIAGVVIAGGPYVLAGVDVTGFDAAFLVAVVGAAVSFGLITVLISDPERAAESAGKDISIRVRGEDGALDPVFALGLATIVMALSIAIYAPLANVINARLDQGSFLYSVQFGATVLANVFFQLPLGRLSDRYGRRPFLLGGFVLLVPATLAQGFITDSYLMIAARFIQGVAIAAVFAPSLALAGDLAKEGASGSTLSLLTMGFGLGVAVGTLMSGFLVAFGFAVPFIVAAGGGVVGLGLVITQVSEPTA, from the coding sequence ATCCGGTCCCAACTCGACGCCAGGATCCTCTCGCTGGCCATCGCGCGGATGGTCAGCGCCCTCGCGAACTCGTTCCTCGTGGTCGTCCTCCCGCTGTACATCGGCAGTCAGGCGGTGACGATGCCGTCGGTCACCGGGTCGACGGTCTCGGTGTTCGGACTCGGCATCGACGTCACGGTGGAACTCCTGATCGCGATCGTCTTGTCGCTGTTCGGGTTCCTCAACAGCCTGAGCCAGCCGATCACGGGGTCGGTGTCCGACCGGACGGGCAAGCGGAAAGTGTTCCTCCTCGTCGGGCTCGCACTCGTCGCGACGGGCAGCGCGGGCTACCTCGTCTTCACCGACTACTACCTCGTGCTTGCGATGCGCGGGCTCCAGGGCATCGGGGCGGCGTTCTCCATCCCGATCACGGTCGCGCTCGTGAACGAACTGTCCGAACAGGGCGAACGCGGTGGCAACTTCGGGCTGTTCAACACGTTCCGATTGGTCGGCTTTGGGATCGGCCCGGTGATCGCTGGCGTTGTCATCGCGGGCGGGCCGTACGTCCTCGCGGGCGTCGACGTCACCGGCTTCGACGCCGCGTTCCTCGTAGCCGTCGTCGGTGCGGCGGTCAGTTTCGGGCTGATCACGGTGCTCATCAGCGACCCCGAGCGTGCCGCGGAGTCGGCGGGCAAGGACATCTCGATCCGGGTCCGCGGCGAGGACGGCGCGCTCGACCCGGTGTTCGCGCTGGGACTCGCGACGATCGTGATGGCGCTGTCGATCGCGATCTACGCGCCGCTCGCGAACGTGATCAACGCCCGTCTCGACCAGGGCAGCTTCCTCTACTCGGTGCAGTTCGGAGCGACGGTCCTCGCGAACGTGTTCTTCCAACTCCCCCTTGGCCGCCTCAGCGACCGGTACGGTCGCCGTCCGTTCCTCCTCGGGGGATTCGTCCTGCTCGTCCCGGCGACGCTCGCGCAGGGATTCATCACCGACTCGTACCTGATGATCGCCGCGCGATTCATCCAGGGGGTCGCGATTGCGGCGGTGTTCGCGCCGTCACTCGCGCTCGCGGGCGACCTCGCGAAGGAGGGCGCCTCGGGGTCGACGCTTTCGTTGTTGACCATGGGCTTTGGCCTCGGGGTCGCCGTCGGCACGCTCATGTCGGGGTTCCTCGTCGCGTTCGGGTTCGCGGTGCCGTTCATCGTCGCCGCCGGCGGCGGCGTCGTTGGCCTCGGACTGGTCATCACGCAGGTCTCGGAACCGACCGCCTGA
- a CDS encoding cytochrome c oxidase subunit II has product MHVHRFEKLWFGASLLLIVAFIGTIVYGAVGPGVAMVGDDGGTIDSDVVANGNYDQADNFRAPGVYESSDGEGVDVYIVARQYLFDPGTAQPIEVPAGEEVTFHVTAADVTHGFNLAGTNVNSMVIPGQVATFDVTFEETGEYGIVCHEYCGSGHHTMAGQLHVVPQSQFDATAEGEN; this is encoded by the coding sequence ATGCACGTTCACCGATTCGAGAAACTCTGGTTCGGCGCATCGCTCCTGCTGATCGTCGCGTTCATCGGGACCATCGTCTACGGCGCGGTCGGTCCCGGCGTGGCCATGGTAGGTGACGACGGCGGCACGATCGACAGCGACGTCGTCGCCAACGGCAACTACGACCAAGCGGACAACTTCCGCGCGCCCGGCGTCTACGAGTCGAGCGACGGCGAGGGCGTCGACGTGTACATCGTCGCCCGGCAGTACCTGTTCGACCCCGGCACCGCGCAGCCCATCGAGGTGCCTGCAGGCGAGGAGGTGACCTTCCACGTCACCGCCGCCGACGTGACGCACGGGTTCAACCTCGCGGGCACGAACGTCAACTCGATGGTGATCCCGGGGCAGGTCGCCACGTTCGACGTCACCTTCGAGGAGACCGGGGAGTACGGCATCGTCTGTCACGAGTACTGCGGCAGCGGCCACCACACGATGGCGGGGCAACTCCACGTGGTGCCGCAGTCGCAGTTCGACGCGACCGCGGAGGGTGAGAACTGA
- the tnpA gene encoding IS200/IS605 family transposase, whose protein sequence is MKTTRHATYNLNYHIVWLPKYRNSVLVNEVADRVRTIIHEIADKKGLEILDLTVQPDHVHLFVSSPPKHAPSLLANWFKGISSRKYNHRHADHDGEKIKWARGYYAGTAGHVSSETITNYIQRHEEDES, encoded by the coding sequence ATGAAGACCACACGGCACGCGACCTACAACCTCAACTACCACATAGTGTGGTTGCCGAAGTACCGCAACTCGGTACTCGTCAATGAGGTCGCAGACCGTGTGCGAACCATCATCCACGAAATAGCCGACAAAAAGGGACTCGAAATTCTCGACCTGACCGTACAACCCGACCACGTTCACCTGTTCGTCAGTAGTCCGCCGAAGCACGCGCCATCCCTTCTCGCCAACTGGTTCAAGGGCATCAGTTCGCGGAAGTACAACCACCGCCACGCCGACCACGACGGCGAGAAGATCAAGTGGGCGAGAGGCTACTACGCAGGAACAGCTGGACACGTCTCCAGCGAGACGATCACGAACTACATCCAGCGACACGAGGAGGACGAGTCGTGA
- a CDS encoding b(o/a)3-type cytochrome-c oxidase subunit 1, whose amino-acid sequence MATGHPDDTATRSEEEYVETDDGTRRRRAFVDRYPDAAQIVRICLGISFLAFGVGALFGLIQALHRTNVLRIIPSSDYYTILTGHGVLLALVFTTFGIAGLFQWANTRSLGIEPPSSTLTTAWLATMVLGTLLAAGTILAGLFDAIPASADVLFTFYAPLKAHPLFYVGAALLIVGSWLAGASYFLQFREWRSANPDSRIPLQTFMVLTTMLMWYISTIGVAIEVVVFLIPWSLGLIQQVDPLLTRTLFWYFGHPVVYFWLLPAYLIWYTVLPKLSGGRLFSDPLARVVFVLFLILSTPVGFHHQYTDPGIASGYKFVAMTNTMFLLLPSLLTLFTVVASMEHGARQRGGTGYFGWLKALPWEKPAFAGIALSGIMFAAGGFSGMINAGMNINYLIHNTLWVPGHFHLTVGTAFALTLMAVSYWLVPQVTGKRLQWRGMASLQPYVWFVGMVLMSNAMHRGGLAGIPRRTAEPQYDQFSFAAVVGSVAEIRIQIAIGGTLLFVGALMFLAVMLATWTLGKPNSQLRVNGFIPEPMSGADDSPRVLDNMKLWVAIALVLIALAYGLPLYDMVADGVFLPGSPPVPA is encoded by the coding sequence ATGGCAACTGGACATCCAGACGACACGGCGACGCGTAGCGAGGAGGAGTACGTCGAGACAGACGACGGGACGCGGCGCCGACGGGCGTTCGTCGACCGGTACCCAGACGCGGCCCAGATCGTCCGCATCTGTCTGGGCATCTCGTTCCTCGCGTTCGGCGTCGGCGCGCTGTTCGGGCTCATTCAGGCGCTCCACCGGACGAACGTGCTTCGGATCATCCCGTCGTCGGACTACTACACGATCCTGACGGGGCACGGTGTCCTCCTCGCGCTGGTGTTCACGACCTTCGGGATCGCCGGCCTGTTCCAATGGGCGAACACGCGGAGTCTCGGCATCGAACCGCCGAGTTCCACGCTGACGACCGCGTGGCTCGCCACGATGGTACTCGGCACGCTACTGGCCGCTGGGACCATCCTCGCCGGCCTGTTCGACGCCATCCCGGCGAGCGCAGACGTGCTGTTCACCTTCTACGCGCCGCTCAAAGCGCACCCGCTGTTCTACGTCGGGGCAGCGCTGCTCATCGTCGGATCCTGGCTGGCCGGCGCGAGCTACTTCCTCCAGTTCCGGGAGTGGCGCTCGGCAAACCCGGACTCGCGCATCCCGCTGCAGACGTTCATGGTGCTGACGACGATGCTGATGTGGTACATCTCGACTATCGGGGTGGCCATCGAGGTCGTCGTCTTCCTCATCCCGTGGTCGCTGGGGCTCATCCAGCAGGTCGACCCGCTGCTGACGCGGACGCTGTTCTGGTACTTCGGCCACCCGGTCGTGTACTTCTGGCTGCTGCCGGCGTACCTCATCTGGTACACCGTGTTGCCGAAGCTCTCGGGCGGTCGGCTGTTCAGCGACCCGCTCGCGCGGGTGGTGTTCGTGCTGTTCCTCATCCTCTCGACGCCGGTCGGCTTCCACCACCAGTACACCGACCCCGGGATCGCCTCGGGCTACAAGTTCGTCGCGATGACGAACACGATGTTCCTGCTGTTGCCGTCGCTGTTGACGCTGTTCACCGTCGTCGCCAGCATGGAGCACGGTGCCCGCCAGCGCGGCGGCACCGGCTACTTCGGCTGGCTCAAGGCGCTCCCGTGGGAGAAGCCGGCGTTCGCGGGCATCGCCCTCTCGGGCATCATGTTCGCGGCGGGTGGCTTCTCGGGGATGATCAACGCGGGGATGAACATCAACTACCTCATCCACAACACGCTGTGGGTGCCGGGGCACTTCCACCTCACCGTCGGGACGGCGTTCGCGCTCACGCTGATGGCCGTCTCCTACTGGCTCGTCCCGCAGGTGACCGGCAAGCGCCTCCAGTGGCGGGGGATGGCCTCGCTGCAGCCGTACGTGTGGTTCGTCGGGATGGTGCTGATGTCGAATGCGATGCACCGGGGTGGCCTCGCGGGCATTCCGCGCCGCACGGCCGAGCCTCAGTACGACCAGTTCAGCTTCGCGGCGGTCGTGGGGAGCGTCGCCGAGATTCGCATCCAGATCGCCATCGGCGGAACCCTGCTGTTCGTCGGCGCCCTAATGTTCCTCGCGGTGATGCTCGCCACGTGGACGCTCGGGAAGCCGAACAGCCAACTCCGGGTGAACGGCTTCATCCCCGAGCCGATGTCGGGCGCTGACGACTCGCCGCGCGTGCTCGACAACATGAAGCTCTGGGTCGCCATTGCACTCGTGTTGATCGCGCTCGCGTACGGCCTGCCGCTGTACGACATGGTCGCCGACGGGGTCTTCCTCCCGGGGAGTCCCCCCGTGCCGGCGTAA
- a CDS encoding DUF6036 family nucleotidyltransferase translates to MRARFDSSYIRSELERIGQQLDNSLTVFLIGGGSMAFRGLKETTKDIDLIVSSGDDLSQLQAVLLELGYDIVREPDEEYEELGAQRILENDDGCRIDIFNQQVIGKLILSPGIRERSERYLDPGNLVVELVSPEDIFLFKAVAGRVDDIEDMFSLMQTGLEFDVVEAELDTQVELLEQELFVTYVNEALTDLTEQHNVTTPLHDPVAEITERVYEELEVLHALDEPKSVADLQQELDWSAADVQEIVRRLEEKDTVAVTDGRVERRSTTI, encoded by the coding sequence ATGAGGGCGAGGTTTGATAGTTCATACATTCGCTCAGAACTCGAGCGCATCGGCCAGCAGCTGGACAATTCACTCACTGTCTTCTTGATTGGCGGTGGGTCAATGGCGTTTCGCGGACTCAAAGAGACGACTAAAGACATCGACCTCATCGTCTCCTCCGGCGACGATCTGAGTCAGCTACAAGCGGTGCTTCTTGAGTTAGGATACGATATCGTCCGGGAACCGGACGAAGAGTACGAAGAACTTGGTGCCCAGCGCATCCTTGAGAACGATGACGGGTGTCGCATCGACATCTTCAACCAGCAGGTGATTGGCAAGCTGATTCTGTCTCCAGGCATTCGTGAGCGGAGCGAACGCTATCTCGACCCGGGAAATCTCGTGGTCGAGCTCGTGAGTCCAGAAGACATCTTCCTGTTCAAAGCGGTTGCCGGTCGGGTGGACGATATCGAGGATATGTTCTCGTTGATGCAGACTGGCCTCGAGTTCGACGTCGTCGAAGCGGAACTCGACACGCAGGTCGAACTCTTGGAGCAAGAGCTGTTCGTGACGTACGTGAACGAAGCGTTGACCGATCTCACCGAACAACACAACGTGACGACACCGTTGCACGACCCCGTGGCGGAGATCACTGAGCGCGTCTACGAGGAGCTCGAAGTGCTGCACGCGCTTGACGAACCGAAATCGGTGGCTGACCTGCAACAGGAGCTCGACTGGTCTGCAGCAGACGTACAGGAGATTGTGAGGCGGCTGGAAGAGAAAGACACCGTCGCGGTGACCGATGGGCGCGTAGAACGTCGCTCAACGACGATCTGA
- a CDS encoding RNA-guided endonuclease InsQ/TnpB family protein, which produces MTELTKTLELKLVKPNAHKRRKLQETREAFQQALHAAFDARCTTQTEANDVVVNYDLSGYAKNALKNYVPQLTTTYNAGELHDDHPVRFTNEGLRLDHKPENAIEWYVKIPHHDDYCLWMPAQPNPDQRDWLEALNAGDAEMGESRLFERDGTWFLHVTATRDVDVGSGVSAENRTPIGVDIGEASLVTVCHRDECGSPTAPELWADEGKTVRRLRKTYFTATRRLQKRGSERIADSFGDDLWNQIDDVFHRVTREVVEYAESVENPVLVLEDLTYIRESMDYGEYMNRRLHGWGFAKLHAQIRYKAVEKGIPVETVNPRNTSKECHACGEVGYRPKQATFKCTNDTCWLGEYQADVNGAVNIADRYLSGESRSREYENDDDSAEDGARLTAPQDSQADADTQQKTLGTYAS; this is translated from the coding sequence GTGACCGAACTCACGAAGACGCTGGAGCTGAAACTGGTGAAGCCAAACGCTCACAAGCGGAGGAAACTCCAAGAGACGCGAGAGGCGTTCCAGCAGGCGCTTCACGCCGCCTTCGACGCCCGATGCACCACACAGACCGAAGCGAACGACGTGGTGGTCAACTACGACTTGAGCGGGTACGCGAAGAACGCGCTCAAGAACTACGTCCCGCAGCTCACGACAACCTACAATGCGGGCGAACTTCACGACGACCACCCTGTGAGATTCACGAACGAGGGGCTACGACTCGATCACAAACCAGAGAACGCTATCGAGTGGTATGTCAAAATCCCGCACCACGATGACTACTGTCTCTGGATGCCTGCACAGCCAAACCCAGACCAGCGGGACTGGTTGGAGGCGTTGAACGCTGGCGACGCGGAAATGGGTGAGAGTCGGCTATTCGAGCGGGACGGGACGTGGTTCCTCCACGTCACTGCCACCCGCGATGTGGACGTTGGTTCCGGGGTGTCCGCCGAAAATCGGACGCCCATCGGTGTCGATATTGGGGAAGCGTCGCTCGTCACGGTGTGTCACCGAGACGAGTGCGGTTCTCCGACCGCACCCGAACTGTGGGCCGACGAAGGGAAGACCGTCCGTCGGCTCCGGAAAACCTACTTCACCGCTACGAGGCGGCTACAGAAGCGTGGAAGCGAGCGTATCGCTGACTCCTTCGGTGACGACCTGTGGAACCAGATCGACGACGTGTTCCACCGCGTCACCCGCGAAGTCGTAGAGTACGCCGAGTCCGTTGAGAACCCCGTTTTGGTTCTGGAAGACCTGACGTATATCCGTGAGTCGATGGACTACGGCGAGTACATGAACCGCCGTCTCCACGGATGGGGGTTCGCCAAGCTCCACGCTCAGATACGCTACAAGGCCGTCGAGAAGGGCATCCCAGTAGAGACTGTGAATCCGCGTAACACGTCGAAGGAGTGCCACGCGTGCGGTGAAGTGGGGTATCGTCCGAAGCAGGCGACGTTCAAGTGTACGAACGATACGTGTTGGCTGGGGGAGTACCAAGCGGACGTGAACGGAGCGGTGAACATCGCAGATCGCTACCTCAGCGGAGAGAGTCGTTCCAGAGAATACGAGAACGACGATGACTCGGCTGAGGATGGGGCGCGTTTGACCGCGCCACAAGACAGCCAAGCCGATGCTGACACCCAGCAGAAGACGCTTGGAACGTATGCGTCTTGA
- a CDS encoding amidase: MPESPPNIQPPTPGEIRELAEQHHMSLSDDEVADFAAIIEGMLGGYERIDELPDPTPTVQYHTRDPGYRPDAEEDPLNAFVRKCEVPGADDGPLSGYEVGLKDSVSLAGVEMTLGSKLFEGYVPATDATIVTRLLDAGATITGKLNMEDMALSGSGELSATGPVLNPRDDDYIAGGSSSGSAAAVATGDVDVAIGGDQGGSIRIPAAWSGIVGHKPTHSLVPYTGVAGLGRSFDHVGPMCSTVEDCALMLDVIAGADGLDPRQGAVPTQQYGEALGVDPAEITVGVLQEGFGHDQSESGVDETVQDALDEFEAAGAEVTEVSVPMHLDGLPIWNAIGLEEITATVNAECVGHYGKGFYDTQFADAFGRARRAQADDYLTTMKLTLIAGQYLADEYRGHYHAKGQNLARKLTAAYDEALEDVDVLAMPTTPQTAHEVDRDISRVEAIDRALNMLPNTAPFDNTGHPAISVPAGRSDGLPVGLMMVGERFDDATTLASAHAFEQHVEVDR, translated from the coding sequence ATGCCAGAATCACCACCGAACATCCAGCCGCCAACTCCCGGCGAGATCCGCGAACTCGCCGAGCAACACCACATGAGCCTCTCAGACGACGAAGTGGCCGACTTCGCGGCGATCATCGAGGGGATGCTTGGCGGGTACGAGCGGATTGACGAACTCCCGGATCCGACACCGACCGTCCAGTACCACACGCGTGACCCCGGATACCGACCCGATGCCGAGGAGGACCCGCTCAACGCGTTCGTCCGCAAGTGTGAGGTCCCCGGTGCTGACGACGGCCCGCTGTCGGGGTACGAGGTCGGCCTGAAGGACTCCGTCTCGCTCGCGGGCGTCGAGATGACCCTCGGCTCCAAACTGTTCGAGGGCTACGTCCCCGCGACGGACGCGACGATCGTCACGCGACTGCTCGACGCGGGTGCGACGATCACCGGGAAGCTCAACATGGAGGATATGGCGCTGTCGGGGAGTGGCGAACTATCAGCCACGGGGCCAGTGCTTAATCCCCGCGACGACGACTACATCGCCGGGGGGTCCTCAAGCGGGAGTGCTGCGGCGGTCGCCACGGGCGACGTCGACGTCGCGATCGGTGGTGACCAGGGTGGGTCGATTCGAATCCCGGCAGCGTGGAGCGGGATCGTCGGCCACAAGCCCACCCACAGTCTCGTTCCCTACACCGGCGTCGCCGGCTTGGGCCGCTCGTTCGACCACGTCGGGCCGATGTGCTCGACGGTCGAAGACTGCGCACTCATGCTGGACGTTATTGCTGGTGCGGATGGCCTCGACCCTCGACAGGGTGCGGTGCCGACCCAACAGTACGGTGAGGCGTTGGGTGTCGACCCTGCAGAGATCACCGTCGGTGTCCTCCAGGAGGGGTTCGGCCACGACCAGAGCGAATCCGGCGTCGACGAGACGGTGCAGGACGCGCTCGACGAGTTCGAAGCGGCTGGCGCAGAGGTGACCGAGGTGTCGGTCCCGATGCACCTCGATGGCCTGCCGATCTGGAATGCGATCGGCCTCGAAGAGATCACCGCGACAGTGAACGCAGAGTGTGTCGGCCACTACGGGAAGGGCTTCTACGACACGCAGTTTGCCGACGCGTTCGGCCGTGCTCGGCGGGCGCAGGCAGACGACTACCTGACGACGATGAAGCTCACGCTGATCGCCGGCCAGTACCTCGCTGACGAGTACCGTGGCCACTACCACGCGAAAGGGCAGAACCTCGCGCGGAAACTCACGGCTGCGTACGACGAGGCACTCGAAGATGTCGACGTGCTCGCGATGCCGACGACGCCGCAGACCGCGCACGAAGTAGACCGCGACATCTCGCGGGTCGAAGCCATCGACCGGGCGTTGAACATGCTCCCGAATACGGCGCCGTTCGACAACACCGGCCACCCCGCGATCAGCGTCCCTGCAGGACGATCTGATGGCCTGCCGGTTGGACTGATGATGGTGGGGGAGCGATTCGACGATGCGACCACGCTCGCCAGTGCCCACGCGTTCGAGCAACACGTCGAGGTGGACCGCTAA
- a CDS encoding sulfite exporter TauE/SafE family protein yields the protein MVAGFAGAVELGAFFLVGLLGGAHCLGMCGPLVTAYAGPSSDDSGRVTLHDVRQQGLLTAGRVGTYALIGAVLGALGGAAISGGSLFAGADVVRGIAGVVAGSVVLVVGAGYLRGRPLDPGAVPIPGVSTAFSRLARVAGERADAWADGPRIALLGSVHALLPCPLLYPAYLYAFARGSPTAGALALGALGLGTAPAMVGYATVIGAVPASVRGRVHRALGAAFILLGVLPLLHGLGLLGVPVPMVHLPHYAEVPSP from the coding sequence ATGGTCGCTGGCTTCGCCGGTGCCGTCGAACTCGGGGCGTTCTTCCTCGTCGGGCTGCTCGGTGGCGCCCACTGTCTCGGGATGTGTGGGCCACTCGTGACGGCGTACGCCGGTCCGTCCAGTGACGACAGCGGCCGGGTGACACTCCACGACGTTCGCCAGCAGGGACTGCTCACCGCCGGGCGGGTGGGCACATACGCCCTCATCGGCGCCGTGCTCGGCGCGCTCGGGGGTGCGGCTATCTCCGGTGGAAGCCTCTTCGCGGGCGCCGACGTCGTCCGCGGTATCGCCGGCGTCGTCGCCGGGAGTGTCGTGCTGGTCGTCGGTGCGGGCTACCTCCGCGGGCGTCCGCTCGACCCCGGTGCGGTGCCCATCCCCGGCGTCTCGACGGCGTTCTCTCGACTCGCGCGCGTCGCCGGCGAGCGGGCCGACGCGTGGGCCGATGGGCCACGGATCGCGCTCCTCGGGTCGGTGCACGCGCTGTTGCCGTGCCCCCTGCTGTACCCGGCGTACTTGTACGCCTTCGCGCGCGGGTCACCCACGGCTGGTGCGCTCGCACTCGGCGCGCTCGGACTGGGGACGGCGCCCGCGATGGTCGGCTACGCGACCGTGATCGGTGCGGTGCCGGCCTCTGTCCGGGGGCGCGTCCACCGCGCGCTCGGCGCGGCGTTCATCCTCCTCGGGGTGCTCCCGC
- a CDS encoding helix-turn-helix domain-containing protein, with protein sequence MLTEGEVRALAVLHGEQTVSEFATNLDRSLSYTSELVERLETAGLVEARRQGKTKQVRLSDAKALELLTDLTQQYSHIDWPELLSGAALRVCYYLDTPRTVTELARRADVHRSTVHRALAPLQHRGIVYQTDDGSYALNDGFEQLSTFARELAHQVHRQPVEEQTDTYTILWESLDEFLVQTTTEITDEHFIPTGPDQFQRYDLPLLARDRRYYLYSETMSELSPEILCCHMLVIDSGARTQSYCLLLLSHVDIDRDELRAQATKYGVDDVVDDLCTYLDTSGAQRTSRLPEWEDFLELAEEYEVAP encoded by the coding sequence ATGCTCACAGAAGGCGAGGTTCGCGCCCTGGCTGTCCTCCACGGTGAGCAGACGGTCTCTGAATTCGCAACGAATCTCGATCGGAGTCTCAGCTACACTTCCGAACTCGTCGAACGGCTCGAAACAGCTGGCCTCGTCGAGGCACGCCGACAGGGGAAAACAAAGCAGGTTCGACTGTCGGACGCAAAGGCACTCGAGTTACTCACGGACCTCACCCAGCAGTATTCACACATCGACTGGCCGGAGCTGTTGTCAGGGGCTGCCCTCCGTGTCTGCTATTACCTTGACACCCCACGGACCGTGACCGAACTTGCACGCCGCGCCGACGTCCACAGAAGCACCGTCCACCGTGCGCTTGCCCCGCTTCAACATCGCGGGATCGTCTACCAAACCGACGACGGTTCGTACGCACTAAATGACGGCTTCGAACAGCTGAGTACATTCGCTCGTGAGCTCGCTCATCAGGTCCACCGCCAGCCTGTCGAAGAACAGACCGACACGTACACCATTCTGTGGGAGTCCCTCGACGAGTTCCTTGTCCAGACGACAACTGAGATCACCGACGAACACTTCATTCCGACAGGACCAGACCAATTCCAGCGATACGATCTCCCGCTGTTGGCGCGTGACCGTCGGTACTACCTCTACTCGGAGACGATGAGTGAACTCTCCCCGGAGATATTGTGCTGCCATATGCTCGTAATCGACTCGGGCGCACGGACGCAGTCGTACTGCCTGCTCTTGCTCAGTCACGTCGACATCGACCGCGACGAACTCCGAGCCCAAGCCACCAAGTACGGCGTCGACGACGTCGTCGACGACCTCTGCACGTATCTCGACACCAGCGGTGCCCAGCGGACGTCCCGACTTCCCGAGTGGGAGGACTTCCTGGAACTCGCTGAGGAGTACGAGGTGGCGCCATGA
- a CDS encoding halocyanin domain-containing protein, translated as MTTSAAVAGGALLGSTAPAAAQSGPDFDGWFDDVANYDGVVDQTGQSEVTVEVGVQNGDGPYGFGPAAIRVDPGTTVTWEWNGQGGSHNVVAEDGSYESELVAEAGHTFSHTFESEGISKYYCLPHRALGMKGAVVVGGSGGGGGGGGSSVSEPDFGGWFDGVANYSSTVDQRGESEVSVEVGVENGDGPYGFGPASVRVDPGTTVTWEWNGQGGSHNVVANDGSFESELVAEAGHTFSHTFESEGVYEYYCQPHEALGMKGAVVVGDISGSGAGGGASGDGGEEASESGGGLSLLVPDDFTGWLAVVFGGTVFLAVASVLGSEAYTEYRDHMAAEEQYVRETPVEGVEEEAAVELDEGYDPVGTAALVVGYFLLISALWAFMYFIEFIGGPTITG; from the coding sequence TTGACCACCAGCGCGGCGGTCGCGGGTGGGGCGCTCCTCGGGAGCACCGCGCCCGCTGCGGCCCAGTCTGGACCCGATTTCGACGGCTGGTTCGACGACGTTGCCAACTACGATGGCGTCGTTGACCAGACGGGACAGTCCGAGGTGACCGTGGAAGTCGGCGTCCAGAACGGCGACGGCCCGTATGGCTTCGGGCCGGCGGCCATCCGCGTCGACCCGGGAACCACGGTCACGTGGGAGTGGAACGGGCAGGGCGGCTCGCACAACGTCGTCGCGGAAGACGGCTCCTACGAGTCCGAGTTGGTCGCCGAGGCCGGGCATACGTTCAGCCACACCTTCGAGAGTGAGGGCATCTCCAAGTACTACTGTCTACCACACCGGGCGCTCGGGATGAAGGGCGCGGTCGTCGTCGGCGGCAGCGGCGGTGGCGGCGGCGGTGGCGGATCGTCGGTGTCCGAGCCGGACTTCGGCGGCTGGTTCGACGGCGTCGCCAACTACTCGTCGACGGTCGACCAGCGTGGGGAGTCCGAGGTGAGCGTCGAAGTCGGCGTCGAGAACGGCGACGGGCCGTACGGATTCGGTCCAGCGTCCGTCCGCGTCGACCCGGGGACGACGGTCACGTGGGAGTGGAACGGCCAAGGTGGCTCGCACAACGTCGTCGCGAACGACGGCTCATTCGAGTCCGAGTTGGTCGCCGAAGCCGGCCACACGTTCAGCCACACCTTCGAGAGCGAGGGCGTGTACGAGTACTACTGCCAGCCACACGAGGCGCTCGGGATGAAGGGCGCCGTCGTCGTCGGCGACATCAGCGGTAGTGGGGCCGGCGGCGGCGCCAGCGGCGACGGCGGCGAGGAGGCATCTGAGTCCGGCGGTGGGCTCTCGCTCCTCGTTCCCGACGACTTCACTGGTTGGCTCGCGGTCGTCTTCGGGGGCACGGTGTTCCTGGCCGTCGCGAGCGTCCTCGGGAGCGAGGCGTACACCGAGTACCGAGACCACATGGCCGCCGAAGAGCAGTACGTCCGCGAGACGCCGGTCGAGGGGGTTGAGGAGGAGGCGGCGGTCGAACTCGACGAGGGGTACGACCCCGTCGGAACCGCTGCGCTCGTCGTGGGGTACTTCCTGCTGATCTCCGCGCTGTGGGCGTTCATGTACTTCATCGAGTTCATCGGCGGCCCGACCATCACTGGGTAA